The following proteins come from a genomic window of Candidatus Eisenbacteria bacterium:
- a CDS encoding biopolymer transporter ExbD gives MGAVDTPEGGVKHKKGGMRRRQPKRIGVKIDMTPMVDVAFLLLIFFMCTTVFRKPQALEINLPPDPNAKV, from the coding sequence ATGGGTGCGGTAGACACCCCAGAAGGTGGCGTAAAACACAAAAAAGGAGGGATGCGGCGGCGCCAGCCGAAGCGCATCGGCGTGAAGATCGACATGACGCCGATGGTGGACGTCGCGTTCCTGCTCCTCATTTTCTTCATGTGCACCACGGTGTTCCGGAAGCCGCAGGCGCTCGAGATCAACCTCCCTCCGGATCCGAACGCCAAGGT
- a CDS encoding biopolymer transporter ExbD, giving the protein MAAKKMKRVGVKIDMTPMVDVAFLLLIFFMSTSQFDPPQKVQIKIPESHSNLKVPESDVMVLSISKDNEILYQIGKNPQELTDLGSLEQLVTEQRRRNPRTRVAIRADKESEYGVMEDVMAIMQKTNTISFSLVTELVASSKSAMKG; this is encoded by the coding sequence ATGGCCGCGAAAAAGATGAAGCGGGTCGGGGTCAAGATCGACATGACCCCCATGGTCGACGTCGCGTTCCTGCTCCTGATTTTCTTCATGTCGACGTCCCAGTTCGATCCGCCGCAGAAGGTTCAGATCAAGATCCCGGAGAGCCATTCCAATCTCAAGGTTCCCGAGTCGGACGTCATGGTCCTCTCGATCAGCAAGGACAACGAGATTCTGTACCAGATCGGGAAGAATCCGCAGGAATTGACCGATCTGGGGAGCCTGGAGCAGCTGGTCACGGAGCAGCGGCGACGGAATCCGCGGACCCGTGTCGCCATCCGGGCCGACAAGGAATCCGAGTACGGCGTGATGGAAGACGTCATGGCGATCATGCAGAAGACCAACACGATCTCGTTCAGCCTGGTCACGGAGCTCGTGGCGAGCTCGAAGTCCGCGATGAAGGGCTGA